One genomic segment of Pseudomonas sp. RU47 includes these proteins:
- a CDS encoding bleomycin resistance protein yields MLERNRLVPELMVTNLQNSLRFWVSCLGFSIAYQRPEDGFAYLNLNGAQVMLEQVDPDAGQWLTAPLSKPFGRGINLQIDVAEVASIIRHLGQAGFSLYRDCQDTWYRADNIEVGQREFIVQDPDGYLVRLVERLGERAI; encoded by the coding sequence ATGCTCGAACGCAACAGACTGGTCCCGGAATTGATGGTGACCAACCTGCAAAACAGCCTGCGGTTCTGGGTGTCTTGCCTGGGATTCAGCATCGCTTATCAGCGGCCCGAAGACGGTTTCGCCTACCTGAATCTGAATGGCGCACAGGTCATGCTCGAGCAAGTTGATCCAGATGCCGGCCAATGGTTGACGGCACCGCTGAGCAAGCCCTTCGGACGCGGCATCAACCTGCAGATCGATGTTGCCGAAGTCGCTTCGATCATCCGTCATCTCGGGCAGGCCGGTTTTTCGCTTTACCGTGATTGCCAAGACACTTGGTATCGCGCTGACAACATTGAAGTCGGCCAGCGCGAATTCATCGTTCAGGATCCCGACGGGTATCTGGTCAGACTGGTAGAGCGCTTGGGTGAACGAGCAATTTGA
- a CDS encoding aminotransferase-like domain-containing protein — protein sequence MPAPKHTAFAYQAVYHYIVGLIEAASGTTEQKLPSLRQLALRLGVSVSTTKYAYALLEDEGRIRAKPRFGYFTRSMPAAPVTASSGNLLDSVFASARQPAMLALSSDAPAMLLSLQGPLLLIERELTRQYPPSNAPLYQPLGEPELRAALAERYTRSAHSHWQAEQVYIGADLRSVLELSLSALNLGGSVALVESPCSWAILRQLQAANIRVIEMPLGDDGRFNLPALNELLTREPVRLAVLSSTVNIPQGQLMPAQDKQQICHWLAERDVWLFENDAWGELCFSDSPARYRDFADPDKLLVFSTFDKIIGGEAPYGYVLCRQHAPQFHRLFMQRGFRLSPIRQKAIARLYSSRRIDQHLTTLRALLRKRMQQLQTLLEEHGNGQWQVVAPQGGASFWLKAVRPIDMQRVFERLLTERIVIAPGEIFSQQGAWKQYLRLSYSLDWDKDIGHAVQRLAQAIGAEHHA from the coding sequence TTGCCGGCCCCCAAGCACACCGCGTTCGCCTATCAAGCGGTCTATCACTACATCGTCGGCCTGATCGAGGCGGCCAGTGGCACGACTGAGCAGAAACTGCCATCCCTGCGACAACTGGCCCTGCGCCTCGGCGTTTCGGTGTCGACGACCAAATACGCCTACGCACTGCTTGAGGACGAAGGCAGAATCCGCGCCAAACCCAGGTTCGGCTATTTCACCCGGTCGATGCCGGCGGCGCCTGTGACAGCCAGCTCCGGCAATCTTCTGGACAGCGTCTTCGCCAGTGCCCGTCAACCTGCGATGTTGGCGTTGAGCAGCGATGCGCCGGCGATGTTGCTGTCGCTGCAGGGGCCGTTGTTGCTGATCGAGCGTGAGCTGACTCGCCAATACCCGCCGTCGAATGCACCGCTCTATCAGCCACTCGGCGAGCCGGAATTACGCGCCGCCCTGGCTGAACGCTACACCCGTTCCGCGCACAGCCACTGGCAGGCCGAGCAGGTGTACATCGGCGCGGACCTGCGCAGCGTGCTGGAGTTGTCGCTCAGCGCCTTGAACCTCGGTGGCAGCGTGGCACTGGTGGAGTCGCCTTGCTCATGGGCGATTCTGCGCCAATTGCAGGCGGCCAATATCCGCGTCATCGAAATGCCCCTCGGCGATGATGGCCGCTTCAACCTGCCCGCGCTGAACGAACTGCTCACACGCGAACCGGTGCGCCTGGCGGTGCTCTCCTCCACGGTGAATATTCCCCAAGGCCAGTTGATGCCAGCACAGGATAAACAGCAGATCTGTCACTGGCTGGCCGAGCGCGATGTCTGGCTGTTCGAAAACGATGCTTGGGGCGAGTTGTGTTTCTCCGATTCACCCGCGCGCTATCGCGATTTTGCCGACCCGGACAAGCTGCTGGTGTTCTCGACGTTCGACAAGATCATTGGCGGCGAAGCCCCGTATGGTTATGTGCTGTGCCGCCAGCATGCACCGCAATTTCATCGATTGTTTATGCAGCGTGGGTTTCGCCTCTCGCCCATTCGGCAGAAAGCGATTGCCAGACTCTACAGCTCCAGGCGCATCGATCAGCACCTGACCACCCTGCGAGCACTGTTGCGCAAGCGCATGCAACAGCTACAGACCTTGCTGGAAGAACACGGTAACGGTCAGTGGCAGGTAGTCGCCCCACAGGGCGGTGCGAGCTTCTGGCTCAAGGCTGTGCGGCCGATCGACATGCAACGGGTGTTCGAGCGCTTGCTGACCGAGCGAATCGTCATCGCCCCCGGCGAGATCTTCAGCCAGCAAGGCGCCTGGAAGCAGTACCTGCGCCTGAGCTACAGCCTCGATTGGGACAAGGACATCGGCCATGCGGTGCAACGACTGGCGCAGGCTATCGGCGCAGAACATCACGCGTAA
- a CDS encoding NAD(P)/FAD-dependent oxidoreductase has translation MDQKACGRIVVVGAGIVGASLAYHLSGKGAQVTLIEADEIASGVTASSFAWITATHAGADPIAQLRGMAIEAYRRLETELPDLQIRWTGALSYNESAEYPASATLLSSAEVLAREPNLKNPPPCALFRADEGALDAVQTTHALIASARALGAQLLTQTRVTAFKTCNADVTGVETTAGTFEADLVVLAAGTGTRQLTQMLNVSLPIDASPAIFIRYKTQPGLVKGIISSPEMEIRQSADGTLLAAEDYLGETPGNSPTDIARQTAEAIRKELHGVVLIEPQTVAVGIRPMPTDGIPVVGYLPGVGGVYVCAMHPGVTLAAIVGRLASEEILDRQSSAALVPCRPQRFFKNSGDA, from the coding sequence ATGGATCAGAAAGCATGTGGGCGAATTGTGGTGGTGGGTGCAGGCATCGTCGGCGCTTCCCTTGCGTATCACCTGTCCGGTAAAGGTGCGCAGGTCACGTTGATCGAGGCTGACGAGATCGCGAGCGGCGTGACGGCAAGCTCTTTCGCCTGGATCACTGCCACGCACGCCGGCGCTGATCCGATTGCGCAGTTGCGCGGTATGGCCATAGAAGCATATCGACGACTCGAAACCGAGCTGCCGGATTTGCAGATTCGCTGGACCGGGGCTTTGTCGTACAACGAATCAGCAGAGTATCCGGCGTCGGCGACATTGTTATCGTCTGCCGAGGTGCTTGCCCGCGAACCCAATCTGAAAAATCCCCCACCGTGCGCGTTATTTCGCGCTGACGAAGGTGCGCTCGACGCCGTGCAGACCACCCACGCCTTGATTGCCAGCGCCCGGGCGCTGGGGGCGCAATTGCTCACGCAAACCCGAGTGACCGCTTTCAAAACCTGCAACGCAGATGTCACTGGCGTTGAAACCACAGCGGGCACGTTTGAGGCCGACCTTGTTGTGCTTGCCGCGGGGACTGGCACCCGGCAGTTAACACAGATGCTCAACGTTTCCCTGCCCATCGACGCCTCGCCGGCCATTTTCATCCGCTACAAGACCCAACCGGGCCTCGTCAAAGGCATCATTTCCAGCCCCGAAATGGAAATTCGGCAAAGCGCCGACGGCACGTTGCTGGCCGCTGAAGATTATCTGGGAGAAACGCCGGGTAACTCGCCGACGGACATCGCACGGCAAACCGCCGAAGCCATACGCAAAGAACTTCACGGGGTGGTTTTGATTGAGCCGCAAACCGTCGCCGTCGGAATCCGGCCCATGCCCACTGATGGCATCCCCGTGGTCGGTTACCTGCCCGGCGTCGGCGGAGTTTACGTTTGTGCGATGCATCCCGGTGTAACGCTGGCGGCAATCGTCGGGCGCCTCGCCAGTGAAGAAATCCTTGATCGCCAGTCATCTGCAGCCCTTGTGCCGTGCCGTCCTCAGCGCTTTTTCAAGAACTCGGGCGATGCTTGA
- a CDS encoding PLD nuclease N-terminal domain-containing protein — protein MQIETVWIVLAAVLLLIELWAINRVRKSQGKSSNKGVWIVLIVFVPLFGLIAWALAGPKHVSRHSAS, from the coding sequence ATGCAAATCGAAACCGTGTGGATCGTACTGGCGGCAGTTCTTCTGCTAATCGAACTCTGGGCCATCAATCGGGTGCGCAAGAGTCAGGGGAAATCGAGCAACAAAGGTGTATGGATTGTGCTGATCGTGTTTGTGCCGTTGTTCGGCTTGATTGCCTGGGCGTTGGCGGGGCCCAAGCATGTCAGTCGGCATTCGGCGTCGTAA
- a CDS encoding class I SAM-dependent methyltransferase, which yields MSNAWNEGYFTDEGYTYSYSREINPVFQRYCLLLRGFAGLDNPDGYHCELGFGQGVSINIHATASPAGFVGTDFHPGQAAHAIELAELSNNGARLYDDSFEQLLARNDLPQFDSISLHGIWTWVSRDNQKLIVEFTRRHLKPGGHLYVSYNAFPGWSPSAPLRQLFSLHDRFASHSTRADQRIDAALQFSEALLAANPKYAIAAPSLGARLQTIKGQDRQYVAHEYFNRDWNCMYFADMVDALAPAKLDYVTTAVPLDSVDVLNLSAEGLAFLDGIEHPVMREQARDYFVNQAFRRDLYVRGANRLSAAERRSRMLNTRFVLMQPTENVASSVTGPAGEASLQAEIYGPVLDALAGQTYEAKTMQQLLDAVSPMAYDDLEQAIAILVSMGAVAPCQSEAAEALVYERCAAFNLQLCKRALFNADIQVLSSPVTGGGVTVSRFQQLFLIAIRQGKQHPAEWAQLAWSVIAEQNEVLVKDGKTLTTAEANIAALTEQAQAFAEQSLIVLSALKIV from the coding sequence ATGAGCAACGCCTGGAACGAAGGTTATTTCACCGACGAAGGCTACACCTACAGCTATAGCCGGGAAATCAATCCGGTTTTCCAGCGTTACTGCCTGTTGTTGCGCGGCTTTGCCGGGCTGGACAATCCCGACGGTTACCACTGCGAACTCGGTTTCGGTCAGGGTGTGTCAATCAATATTCACGCCACAGCCAGCCCTGCCGGTTTCGTCGGTACGGACTTCCACCCCGGTCAGGCGGCTCACGCGATTGAGCTGGCGGAACTCAGCAACAACGGCGCAAGACTCTATGACGACAGCTTCGAGCAACTACTGGCGCGCAATGATTTGCCGCAGTTCGACAGCATCAGCCTGCATGGCATCTGGACCTGGGTCAGCCGCGACAACCAGAAACTGATCGTCGAATTCACCCGCCGCCACCTTAAACCGGGTGGTCATCTCTACGTCAGTTACAACGCCTTCCCGGGCTGGTCGCCTTCAGCGCCGTTGCGCCAGTTGTTCAGCCTGCACGACCGCTTTGCCAGTCACTCGACGCGGGCGGATCAGCGCATCGATGCCGCGTTGCAGTTTTCCGAAGCGCTGCTGGCGGCCAACCCCAAGTACGCCATCGCCGCGCCGAGTCTGGGCGCCCGGCTGCAGACCATCAAAGGTCAGGACCGCCAATACGTCGCTCACGAATATTTCAATCGCGACTGGAACTGCATGTATTTCGCCGACATGGTGGATGCGCTGGCCCCGGCCAAGCTCGATTACGTCACGACGGCGGTGCCGCTGGATTCGGTCGACGTACTCAACCTGAGCGCCGAAGGCCTGGCCTTTCTCGACGGTATCGAACACCCGGTGATGCGCGAGCAGGCGCGTGACTACTTCGTCAACCAGGCTTTCCGTCGCGACCTGTATGTGCGCGGTGCCAACCGACTCAGCGCTGCCGAGCGCCGGTCGCGAATGCTCAATACGCGATTTGTGCTGATGCAACCGACAGAAAACGTAGCGTCCAGTGTCACCGGCCCTGCTGGCGAAGCGTCACTGCAAGCGGAAATTTACGGCCCGGTCCTCGATGCACTCGCCGGCCAGACCTACGAAGCCAAAACGATGCAGCAGTTGCTCGATGCGGTGTCACCAATGGCCTACGACGATCTGGAACAGGCCATCGCCATCCTGGTCAGTATGGGCGCGGTAGCCCCTTGCCAGAGCGAAGCCGCCGAGGCGCTGGTGTACGAACGCTGCGCCGCGTTCAACCTGCAACTGTGCAAACGCGCGCTGTTCAATGCCGACATTCAGGTGCTGAGCAGCCCGGTTACCGGTGGCGGCGTCACCGTCAGTCGTTTCCAGCAACTGTTCCTGATTGCGATCCGTCAGGGCAAGCAGCACCCGGCGGAGTGGGCGCAACTGGCGTGGAGCGTCATCGCCGAACAAAACGAAGTGTTGGTCAAGGACGGCAAAACGCTGACCACCGCCGAAGCCAACATCGCCGCACTGACCGAACAGGCTCAGGCTTTTGCCGAGCAATCGCTGATCGTGCTGAGTGCTTTGAAAATCGTTTGA
- a CDS encoding ABC transporter substrate-binding protein: protein MNRLWMLLSALLCAAPALADTYRNCGEDWRAAAPSRIVALNQHAADLVLALGAGPALVGVAYLDDTGAGQRQADYFGVPVIARQYPASEVLYAAKPDLVIGGFATAFGDGVTSRSGLARNGVGSYLLESACNGHSLDYFAHVRNDLLTLGKLLHQQQKAQALIDSMEKDIAGARALAGTGKPLSVFYLDSEVKGLDSEGRRGFVTPLLAAAGARNVFADINLYRVTVNSETLLASDPDVILLADAEWSPARRKRYLLTHDPVLSQLRAVRENRIIEIPFTHLLPTYNSGRVALQLARQLNALDKK, encoded by the coding sequence ATGAACAGGTTGTGGATGTTATTGAGTGCCCTGCTCTGTGCCGCGCCCGCGCTCGCCGACACTTACCGTAATTGCGGCGAAGACTGGCGCGCCGCTGCGCCCTCACGCATCGTCGCGCTCAATCAGCATGCGGCGGATCTCGTGCTGGCACTGGGTGCCGGGCCAGCGCTGGTCGGCGTGGCTTATCTGGATGACACCGGTGCCGGGCAGCGCCAAGCCGATTATTTCGGTGTGCCGGTGATCGCGCGGCAATACCCGGCCAGCGAAGTGCTTTACGCTGCGAAGCCGGATCTGGTGATCGGCGGTTTTGCCACGGCGTTCGGCGACGGGGTGACCTCCCGCTCGGGACTGGCGCGCAATGGCGTGGGTTCGTATCTGCTGGAATCCGCCTGCAACGGGCACTCGCTGGATTATTTCGCGCATGTACGCAATGACTTGCTGACGCTGGGCAAGCTGCTGCACCAGCAGCAAAAAGCCCAAGCATTGATCGACTCCATGGAAAAGGACATTGCCGGCGCCCGAGCCTTGGCCGGCACGGGTAAACCGTTGTCCGTGTTCTATCTCGACAGCGAAGTCAAAGGCCTCGACAGCGAAGGCCGACGCGGATTTGTCACTCCGCTGCTGGCGGCTGCCGGGGCACGCAATGTGTTCGCCGACATCAACCTGTATCGAGTCACCGTCAACAGCGAAACCCTGCTGGCCAGCGACCCGGACGTGATCCTGCTGGCCGACGCCGAATGGTCGCCCGCCCGCCGCAAACGCTACCTGTTGACCCACGACCCGGTCCTCTCGCAACTGCGCGCGGTGCGCGAGAACCGCATCATCGAGATCCCTTTCACCCACCTGCTGCCAACCTACAACAGCGGCCGCGTCGCCTTGCAACTGGCCCGCCAGCTCAACGCGCTGGACAAAAAATAA
- a CDS encoding GNAT family N-acetyltransferase — translation MEEVITYRTATAEDAPAMCELGQLLNSVHHAARPDIYAAATEDFTRDLPHWAGVFEKAGQIVFIASAGERPVAFITATLSASSGPLMQPQNVVRIGSVCVAEPFWGKGIGRTLIQRVKDWSIAHDAQDLRLTVWPFNERAVRMYAEFGFETRAFEMGVRLSAADKSDHQ, via the coding sequence ATGGAAGAAGTCATTACCTACCGAACTGCCACCGCCGAAGATGCGCCGGCGATGTGCGAACTGGGCCAATTGCTCAATTCGGTTCACCACGCCGCCCGCCCCGATATCTACGCCGCCGCCACCGAAGATTTCACCCGAGATTTGCCGCACTGGGCCGGGGTATTTGAAAAGGCAGGCCAGATCGTCTTTATCGCCAGCGCCGGTGAACGGCCCGTGGCGTTCATTACGGCCACCCTGTCCGCCAGTTCCGGGCCGTTGATGCAGCCGCAGAACGTGGTGCGCATTGGTTCGGTGTGTGTCGCCGAACCGTTCTGGGGTAAAGGTATCGGTCGTACGCTGATTCAACGCGTCAAGGACTGGTCCATCGCGCACGATGCGCAGGATTTGCGCCTGACGGTATGGCCATTCAACGAGCGCGCGGTGCGCATGTATGCCGAGTTCGGGTTCGAGACCCGCGCCTTTGAGATGGGTGTGCGTTTGTCAGCAGCGGACAAGTCCGATCATCAATAA